TCATGGTACCATCCGAATTGGCGATAGCTTTACCGCGGGTGAAACCTTGAAATTTATAGGTATTCCTTCTTTCTCGCCTGAATTATTCCAACGTGTACGTTTAAAAGATCCACTGAAATCAAAAGCTTTGCTAAAAGGTTTAGTGCAATTATCAGAAGAAGGTGCAATACAAATTTTTCGTCCGCTGGCGAGCAGCGATTTAATTTTAGGTGCGATTGGTGTTTTACAATTTGATGTCGTTGCATACCGCTTAAAATATGAATATAAAGTGGAATGTGCTTATGAACCGATCAATGTTGTAACCGCACGTTGGGTTAGTTGTCATGATGCGAAACGATTAGAAGAATTCAAAACCAAGGCATTGATGCATCTGGCTGTCGATAGTAAAGAAAATCTAGCTTATTTAGCGCCAAGTAATGTCAATTTAAATTTGACGATAGAGCGTTGGCCAGAGATTCACTTTTCTAAGCTTATGGAAGTTTAATTATCGGGGAATAGTGATTCAGCAGTTGATGAGAAGGAAACAATAATGCAAAAAGATAAAGGTTTGTTGTCCTCGGCCATTAAAATTGCACGAGAGGCAATAAAAGCTGAGCGAGCTAAATCCGAATTGATTGCTAATTTAAGCTATGAATTACGTACCGCGCTGACTAGCATCATGGGTACAGCACAACTTTTAACAATGGATTGCTTATTACCTACCCAGCAGCAATATGTCACGGATATTCTTAATGTCAGCGATGCTATTTTACCATTAGTTAATAGGCTGTTAAATCTTTCTGAACAAGAAACGCAGCAAATGAGGCAGAGTGCGCGTCCTTTTAACTTAAAAACTTTATTAGAAAAAGTGATTAAGCAATTATTATTCCAAGCGAAGAGTAAAGGGTTGCAGGTTTTGCTGGACTATCCTAGCCATGTTCCTGTTAATGTCATCGGTGCGCCGGATTTGATCTATCAGATGGTGATACATTTAAGTCATTATTTGATGAAAAATATGCAACATGGTTCGATTGTAATACAAGTAAATTGCGAACAAAGTCAGGATGAGCAAGAGCCAGATCAGTTTAAATTGAGTATTAAAGATGGTGGGCAAGGGATACAAAAACAAGATTTAATCCGATTAAAGGCGTGCTTAGATCAGTTTGACCCCAGTTATATACGTGACTATAGAGGTATCGATTTGGGCATGTCAATTACACTAACGTATATCAAGTTGCTCAATGTCACTTTAGAAATAGCAAGTGAAGCAGAGAAAGGTGGTTTCTTTGTTTGTAACATACCGTTGCGGCGAATTATAAATAGCCTGGATGAAAAAATAGAGGTACAGCCTAAAAGCCTATCATTGGGGACGAGTGAATTACGCATTTTATTGATCGAAGATAATAATCTTATTCAACGAGTTTATAGGGCTGTATTAGAATCAATAGAGGGTTGTTCTGTAGATAGTGCTATGAATGCACAGATGGCGTTGGAATATTATATGCAATACTCGTATGATTTGATCTTTATGGATATTTGCTTGCCAGATAGTTCTGGTATAGAACTGACACAAATTATTCGGCAGCAGGAAGCAAAAGGAGAACGAATACCTATTATTGCTATCACAGCACATGGTGATGCAAAAGATAAAACAAGATTTCTTGCGGCAGGTATGGATGAAGTAGTGATTAAACCGATTAGTCTAGAAGCAATCATGTCTATCCTGGAAAGATGGACATCCCTAACAACCTTATCTTTAGCTTAATTCAAGGTTTTTATTTGTAGACGCTCTTGATGTAGCGAAATATGTACGCCGTCTTTGGCTAAAGCTTGGGTTTGTTCCAAGTCATGTAAATCTTCGCTTAGCCAATAATGACCTGCGATAGCGACTAATTCGGCTTCTAAGTGTTTGCAAAAAATGTGTGTATTTTGATTGCCAGTGACACCTGCTAACGCACGACCTTTTAACCGGCCATAAATATGAATGTTTCCATCCGCTAATAACTCTGCACCCGGGCTGACTGAAGCAAGTACAATTAAATCAGCGTTTTTAGCATAAATTTGTTGGCCTGAACGTACCGGTTGAGTAATCAGTTTGGCGGTAGCTGTAGGGGCAGATGAAGGCTTCGGCGTTGTATCGGTATTTTCTAATTTGACATTAGGTAAAATAGTCAGACCTGCTTGAATGGCTAATGTTTGTTGTTCCGCATTACCACCTCGAATGCCAACTGGAATAACACCCGAACGACGCAAACAACTGATGATGCCAGGGAAATCAATGGTTTGTTCAGCATTATTTTTTAACGCTGAGAAATCGAGAATAACAGGGAGCTGTTGGAAAAAATGCGGTGTTTGTTCAATTAAAGATTTTAATTGTTGTTGTATAAACAAAGGATCCGCATTAAATAAATGCAAGGTCGTCAAGGTAAACAGACTTGCTTTTAATTTAAAGCTTTCTTTGGATGCCCCCATTAAACTGTTCATGAAATGTTCACCTGTGGTTTGCTAATATACTTTTTGCACTTGAATTTTCGATTGTCTCGTGGCATTTGCTGAAAATCCCACTGCTGTAAGTATACATTCAGAGTAAGAGATAGATAAGTATTATATACTAAAAAGAGGACAGTGATTTTGCTTAACTTGCGTTAACCGCCAATGGACTAAATAATGGAAAAGATTTGGTTAAATCGTTATCAGCAACAAGTACCTTCTGAAATTGATCCTGATATTTATCCTTCACTTAATGCCTTATTTACCGATTCATGTCAAAAATTTAAAAACTTACCGGCATTGAATTTTTTTAATACGTCTATTAGCTATCAAAAATGGGCCATGTTAAGCGAGCAGTTGGCAGCGTATTTACAAAAACAATTAAATTTAAAAAAAGGTGGGAGGGTGGCGTTGATGCTGCCTAATTGCCCGCAGTATATGGTTTGTGTTTTTGCGGTGCTACAAGCTGGGTTGACGGTTGTTAATGTCAATCCACTGTATACCCCTTCAGAATTGATTCAACAAATTAAACATTCACAAGCAGAAACTATTGTTATTCTCGAAAATTTTTTACCCAAACTATCGCAAGGCTTAAAAGAGACGCATGTCAAACATGTGATTAGTAGTGAGTTAGGCGATCTATTGCCTTGGTGGCGTTCATGGGTTATTAGTTGGTTTGTGCGACGAACCATAAAAAATAGTCCAAAAGCAAAGAGTCATTTTCCAACGATTAAATTTTCGCGATGTTTAAAAGAAGCTAATAACTTGCATTACCAGCCACCTTCACTGCAAAACCAGGATATTGCGTTTTTACAATATACAGGCGGCACAACAGGTACACCAAAAGCCGCTATGTTAACGCATCGTAATATGCTCGCGAATATTGAACAATTAACCGCATGGGTAAGGCCTATTTTAAAAGAAGGTTCAGAAACAATGATTACAGCATTACCGCTGTATCATATTTTTTCATTAATGGTGAATGGTTTAATGGGTTTACGTTTAGGCGCGACGAATGTACTCATTCCTGATGCAAGAAATATCCGACAATTAATAAGTGTATTAGGAAAGCAGCATTTTAGTGTATTGCTGGGGGTGAATACCTTATTTAGGGCACTTTTAAAGAAACCTGCTTTTTCACAATTAGATTTTAGTTCCTTAAAAATTGCATTAGGTGGTGGTGCGCCACTACAGGATGTTGTAAAAAAACGTTGGAAAGAAGTCACTGGGAAATTATTACTGGAAGGTTATGGTTTGACAGAAGCATCACCTGTGGTTTGTGCACCGCCCTGGGATTTGGTTACGGCAGGTAATCATGTGGGTTTGCCTTTACCTTCTACGGATATTCGTTTGTGCGATACACAAGAACGGGAAGTACCTTTAGGAGAAGTAGGGGAATTATGTGTTAAAGGTCCTCAAGTAATGAAGGCATATTGGACAGCCGGTGTAGAAGAGACTATTCCTATTTTTGATAGTGAAGGGTGGTTGTTAACTGGCGATTTAGCCAGGCTAGATCAACAAGGCTTCGTTTTTATCGTGGGTCGTAAGAAAGAGTTAATTCTGGTTTCGGGTTTTAACGTTTATCCGGGAGAAATAGAAGAGGTTATTCAAAAAAATTCTAAGGTCAGTGAAGCAGCTGTTCTGGGTATTCCTTCTGAAAGCACAGGCGAGGCCGTTAAAGCATTCGTAGTACGCAGGGATAATACGTTAACGGTAGAAGAGTTATTAAGTTATTGTCGTCAATACCTTAGCGCTTATAAGGTGCCTACACAAATTTCTTTTCTTGATTATCTTCCAAAATCATCATTGGGTAAGATATTAAAAAAACAATTAAAATAAAAGTTTTACTGGATTGCCGCGCTCCGCACCTATCTTCACAGAAAGTATGTCATCGTATCAGTTATTTCTGTTACTCAATATTTTAAGATAGGTGCCGGGCTCGCAATGACGAAATTAAAAGAACCTCCGTCATGGCGAGCGAATGAAATGAGCGTGGCCATCTAGGTTACTGTATTTTCTAGAGTGCCGCAGGCATGCGGCACTCGCCATGGCGAAAGTATTTAATTTTTATCCCTCGGGAATCGCACTTCTACTTTAAGTCCTGTTTCTGTTGCAGGTTGATCTAAGTGAATGGAACCATGATGGAGTTTGGCAATTTGCTCTACAATCGCAAGACCCAAGCCGCTACCCTGTGCATTGTTGCCTAATACGCGGAAAAAACGTTCAAATACACGTGAGCGTAATTTTTCAGG
This is a stretch of genomic DNA from Candidatus Rickettsiella viridis. It encodes these proteins:
- a CDS encoding response regulator; its protein translation is MQKDKGLLSSAIKIAREAIKAERAKSELIANLSYELRTALTSIMGTAQLLTMDCLLPTQQQYVTDILNVSDAILPLVNRLLNLSEQETQQMRQSARPFNLKTLLEKVIKQLLFQAKSKGLQVLLDYPSHVPVNVIGAPDLIYQMVIHLSHYLMKNMQHGSIVIQVNCEQSQDEQEPDQFKLSIKDGGQGIQKQDLIRLKACLDQFDPSYIRDYRGIDLGMSITLTYIKLLNVTLEIASEAEKGGFFVCNIPLRRIINSLDEKIEVQPKSLSLGTSELRILLIEDNNLIQRVYRAVLESIEGCSVDSAMNAQMALEYYMQYSYDLIFMDICLPDSSGIELTQIIRQQEAKGERIPIIAITAHGDAKDKTRFLAAGMDEVVIKPISLEAIMSILERWTSLTTLSLA
- the minC gene encoding septum site-determining protein MinC, which codes for MNSLMGASKESFKLKASLFTLTTLHLFNADPLFIQQQLKSLIEQTPHFFQQLPVILDFSALKNNAEQTIDFPGIISCLRRSGVIPVGIRGGNAEQQTLAIQAGLTILPNVKLENTDTTPKPSSAPTATAKLITQPVRSGQQIYAKNADLIVLASVSPGAELLADGNIHIYGRLKGRALAGVTGNQNTHIFCKHLEAELVAIAGHYWLSEDLHDLEQTQALAKDGVHISLHQERLQIKTLN
- a CDS encoding AMP-binding protein, with the protein product MEKIWLNRYQQQVPSEIDPDIYPSLNALFTDSCQKFKNLPALNFFNTSISYQKWAMLSEQLAAYLQKQLNLKKGGRVALMLPNCPQYMVCVFAVLQAGLTVVNVNPLYTPSELIQQIKHSQAETIVILENFLPKLSQGLKETHVKHVISSELGDLLPWWRSWVISWFVRRTIKNSPKAKSHFPTIKFSRCLKEANNLHYQPPSLQNQDIAFLQYTGGTTGTPKAAMLTHRNMLANIEQLTAWVRPILKEGSETMITALPLYHIFSLMVNGLMGLRLGATNVLIPDARNIRQLISVLGKQHFSVLLGVNTLFRALLKKPAFSQLDFSSLKIALGGGAPLQDVVKKRWKEVTGKLLLEGYGLTEASPVVCAPPWDLVTAGNHVGLPLPSTDIRLCDTQEREVPLGEVGELCVKGPQVMKAYWTAGVEETIPIFDSEGWLLTGDLARLDQQGFVFIVGRKKELILVSGFNVYPGEIEEVIQKNSKVSEAAVLGIPSESTGEAVKAFVVRRDNTLTVEELLSYCRQYLSAYKVPTQISFLDYLPKSSLGKILKKQLK